A stretch of Arachis hypogaea cultivar Tifrunner chromosome 15, arahy.Tifrunner.gnm2.J5K5, whole genome shotgun sequence DNA encodes these proteins:
- the LOC112750305 gene encoding uncharacterized protein, with amino-acid sequence MREHEARMEVEVDTPEDKDLFKAAENGDASTFRSLSSKALSKALSLTNEDHRSLLHVAASSSHTEVVKILLSADASASVINNKDEEGWAPIHSAASIGNLEIVEALLSKGADVNLKNDGGRTALHYAASKGWVKIAEKLISNDAKINIKDKVGCTPLHRAASTGNSELCELLIEEGAEVDAVDRVGQTPLMNAVICNNKEVALLLIRHGADVDVEDKEGYTVLGRAMDDFRSVLIDAAKAMLELCN; translated from the exons ATGAGAGAACACGAAGCAAGAATGGAGGTGGAAGTAGACACTCCAGAAGACAAGGACCTCTTCAAAGCTGCTGAAAATGGCGACGCCTCAACCTTCCGATCTCTCTCGTCTAAAGCACTCTCAAAAGCGCTCTCCCTCACCAACGAAGACCATCGCTCTCTTCTTCACGTTGCCGCTTCTTCCTCTCACACCGAG GTGGTGAAGATACTGTTATCTGCTGATGCATCAGCTAGTGTGATAAACAATAAAGATGAAGAAGGTTGGGCGCCCATTCACTCTGCGGCTAGCATTGGGAATTTGGAGATTGTGGAGGCATTGTTGAGCAAAG GAGCtgatgttaatttaaaaaatgatggGGGTCGAACTGCTCTACATTATGCTGCCAGCAAAGGTTGGGTGAAGATTGCTGAAAAACTCATCTCCAATGATGCCAAGATTAATATAAAGGACAAG GTTGGTTGCACCCCATTGCATAGGGCAGCAAGTACTGGGAATTCTGAGTTGTGTGAACTTCTAATTGAAGAAGGTGCGGAGGTTGATGCAGTTGATAGAGTTGGTCAAACTCCTTTAATGAATGCTGTGATTTGCAATAACAAGGAG GTAGCACTCCTTCTGATAAGACATGGAGCTGATGTTGATGTGGAGGACAAGGAAGGGTACACGGTGCTTGGTCGTGCCATGGATGACTTTCGGTCTGTACTGATAGATGCTGCTAAGGCCATGCTTGAGTTATGTAACTAA